One window of Candidatus Hydrogenedentota bacterium genomic DNA carries:
- a CDS encoding CocE/NonD family hydrolase, translating into MYRPRRALSFTLVICFLFIPLALHAETLDVAMRDGTLLKTDVYLPEGGTPPYPVILIRSPYPRQAGAGEAKKYVPQGYAVVIQSVRGTDGSQGTFTGFLDEGWGTNRDGADTVKWLLEQSWCNGKIGGTGYSAPGNTQSLLSASTRLLTCQSIEAAATDFYFDLAYPGGVWRREQNDAWLGLFGEDGKKARELLRSHPTYDRFWQNLDVARRARRINTPGLFVGSWYDIFRDGTLRGYTARQYDGAGEARGKQLLIMKPNAHGDFPKDMAFTFPSNVQDLKISRERMNLFDFYLKGERSALGGTPRVWYYVIGDDKDPEAPGMEWRSATRWPPFPPREKAYYLAGQNLVTETLDKNEVVREFRYDPADPCPTVGGANLTIPAGPFDQRSVSGRADVLTFTGPVLSEPLEITGAARIRLFVSTDAPDTDFVAKLIDVYPAGDDREVLIMDSIRRLKFRKSFSKPAKPMTPGKVVEVTFELGTTSWIFNKGHRIGLQITSSNYPRFEKNPNTGDDFPIEGKLRVANNRIHMSREFDSALLLPVRDLESDIDHDGVTDEEEWARGTYRVPKGPRHSIGGCNCSGM; encoded by the coding sequence ATGTACCGTCCACGACGCGCATTGTCTTTCACGCTGGTTATCTGCTTCCTGTTTATACCGCTCGCGCTGCACGCAGAAACGTTGGACGTTGCGATGCGCGATGGAACGCTTCTCAAGACGGATGTCTATCTGCCCGAAGGCGGGACTCCCCCCTATCCCGTGATTCTCATTCGTTCACCGTATCCGCGGCAGGCGGGTGCCGGGGAAGCCAAGAAATATGTGCCGCAGGGGTATGCCGTGGTCATCCAAAGTGTGCGGGGGACAGACGGTAGCCAAGGCACATTCACGGGATTCCTGGACGAGGGCTGGGGCACGAATCGCGACGGAGCGGACACCGTAAAATGGCTGTTGGAGCAGTCGTGGTGCAACGGGAAGATTGGCGGCACAGGCTATTCGGCGCCTGGGAACACGCAGTCTTTATTGAGCGCATCGACACGTCTGTTGACGTGCCAGAGTATCGAAGCGGCTGCCACGGACTTTTACTTCGATCTGGCCTATCCGGGCGGCGTTTGGCGTCGCGAACAGAACGACGCATGGTTGGGGCTGTTTGGTGAGGATGGCAAGAAGGCGCGGGAACTCCTTCGGTCACACCCCACCTACGACAGATTTTGGCAGAATCTGGATGTCGCACGGAGGGCGAGACGAATCAACACCCCCGGGCTGTTCGTAGGTTCCTGGTACGACATCTTCAGAGATGGAACGCTTCGGGGATACACCGCGAGGCAGTACGACGGAGCGGGCGAGGCGCGCGGCAAGCAGTTGCTCATCATGAAGCCGAACGCGCACGGCGATTTTCCGAAGGACATGGCCTTCACATTTCCTTCGAACGTGCAGGATCTCAAGATATCTCGTGAGCGCATGAACCTGTTCGATTTCTATTTGAAAGGCGAGCGCTCGGCGCTCGGGGGCACGCCGCGAGTCTGGTACTACGTGATCGGCGATGACAAGGACCCGGAAGCGCCGGGGATGGAATGGCGCAGCGCGACGCGTTGGCCGCCGTTTCCGCCACGGGAGAAGGCCTACTATCTGGCTGGCCAGAACCTGGTGACGGAAACGCTCGATAAGAATGAAGTCGTGAGAGAATTCAGGTATGACCCGGCCGACCCGTGCCCGACCGTGGGGGGAGCCAATCTGACGATACCGGCTGGCCCGTTCGATCAACGGTCCGTGAGCGGTCGCGCGGACGTGCTTACGTTCACGGGTCCCGTGCTTTCTGAACCGCTCGAAATCACGGGCGCGGCCCGAATTCGGCTCTTTGTATCCACGGATGCTCCGGACACAGACTTTGTTGCCAAATTGATTGATGTCTACCCTGCGGGTGATGACCGGGAAGTGCTCATCATGGACAGCATCCGGCGCTTGAAGTTCCGCAAGAGTTTCTCCAAGCCAGCGAAACCGATGACCCCGGGCAAGGTCGTGGAGGTGACTTTTGAACTGGGCACCACCAGTTGGATTTTCAACAAAGGCCACCGAATCGGTCTGCAAATAACCAGCAGCAACTACCCACGGTTCGAGAAGAACCCCAATACCGGCGACGATTTTCCGATAGAAGGAAAGCTCCGGGTGGCCAATAACCGCATCCATATGAGCAGAGAATTCGACAGTGCCCTGCTCCTCCCCGTCCGCGATCTTGAGTCTGACATAGATCACGATGGCGTGACAGACGAAGAAGAATGGGCACGGGGAACCTATCGGGTTCCCAAAGGACCCCGCCATTCTATTGGTGGATGCAACTGCTCAGGCATGTAA
- a CDS encoding PKD domain-containing protein — MSAKRTSRFRQFEIGLLLALATGMVNSCSMHGSSIIVVPASLNFGRNDTLLELKIASKADHAIEVNVDSREPWLSISPAMLEIVPGQEPILVSVQIAKHLMKPAGNAGAIRVQARGLAGIDIPVTADVMIAADFTREPDQVVLGRPISFRNTTRAVSGLKGTLKYRWEFGDGVVSTEQNPIHAYRSPGVYTVSLEVQSAEYSDTRSWEKCTEVLRPQGPVADFSASTRTPVPGQPVQFIDLSIPGTGTIKEWLWDFGDGSLSFLQRPSHVYTAAAVYDVYLAVTTSYGTDTEIKIGYIDGRKTLDSEPLESGETQTPDVAPISPQP, encoded by the coding sequence GTGTCTGCGAAGCGTACCAGCCGATTTCGGCAGTTTGAAATTGGGTTGCTGCTTGCGCTGGCGACAGGGATGGTCAATTCATGCTCCATGCACGGGTCATCCATAATCGTCGTGCCTGCTTCTCTCAATTTCGGCAGGAACGACACGCTCCTCGAACTCAAGATCGCCTCCAAAGCTGACCACGCGATTGAAGTCAACGTCGACAGTCGCGAGCCTTGGCTCTCTATTTCTCCCGCAATGCTAGAAATCGTGCCAGGTCAAGAACCCATCCTCGTGTCAGTTCAGATTGCCAAGCATCTGATGAAGCCGGCCGGAAACGCCGGCGCCATTCGCGTGCAGGCTCGCGGCTTGGCTGGCATCGATATTCCCGTGACTGCCGACGTTATGATTGCCGCCGATTTCACCCGGGAGCCTGACCAAGTCGTACTGGGGCGTCCGATCTCCTTCAGGAACACAACACGGGCCGTGTCGGGCCTCAAGGGAACGCTGAAGTACCGGTGGGAATTCGGCGACGGAGTCGTCAGTACAGAGCAGAACCCTATTCACGCGTACCGGTCCCCTGGGGTGTACACAGTCAGTCTGGAGGTCCAGTCTGCCGAGTACTCCGACACCCGGAGCTGGGAGAAGTGCACTGAGGTTCTCCGCCCTCAAGGCCCCGTCGCCGACTTTTCCGCCTCAACGCGGACTCCGGTACCGGGCCAACCTGTCCAGTTCATCGATCTATCCATACCCGGCACCGGCACAATCAAGGAATGGCTTTGGGACTTCGGGGACGGCTCGCTCAGCTTCCTGCAGCGGCCGTCTCACGTCTACACCGCCGCCGCCGTTTACGACGTTTACCTCGCCGTGACGACATCGTACGGCACCGATACCGAGATTAAAATCGGTTACATCGATGGAAGGAAAACTCTGGATTCTGAACCACTGGAATCGGGCGAGACTCAGACTCCAGACGTAGCGCCGATATCGCCGCAACCGTAG